One bacterium DNA segment encodes these proteins:
- a CDS encoding helix-turn-helix domain-containing protein, producing the protein MTTQQRISLQRVADETGLSVSTLRRALRDPADPLPCLRVGLGDPRHARILIARTELEAWLQRRHAAATAPVRDIVAEVVERVTGGGAA; encoded by the coding sequence ATGACTACTCAGCAGCGCATCAGTCTGCAGCGCGTCGCCGACGAGACGGGGCTCAGCGTGTCGACGCTGCGGCGCGCCCTGCGCGACCCCGCCGACCCGCTGCCCTGTCTCCGCGTCGGCCTGGGCGATCCGCGTCACGCGCGCATCCTCATCGCCCGCACCGAGCTCGAGGCGTGGCTGCAGCGCCGCCACGCCGCGGCGACGGCGCCGGTGCGCGACATCGTCGCCGAGGTGGTGGAGCGCGTGACCGGCGGCGGTGCCGCATGA
- a CDS encoding DUF3820 family protein, translating to MTMPWGRYRGQDIADVPLGYLTWLLDEGRALRPDLRRAVCAEVADRLDLRPEPPAPRRPLPPPALASAIRDIIAAGYRAVALRAHPDRGGTHQAMVAATEARDWLREQVAL from the coding sequence ATGACGATGCCCTGGGGCCGCTACCGCGGCCAGGACATCGCCGACGTGCCGCTGGGCTACCTCACATGGCTGCTCGACGAGGGCCGCGCCCTGCGCCCCGACCTCCGCCGCGCCGTCTGCGCCGAGGTAGCCGACCGGCTCGACCTCCGGCCGGAGCCGCCGGCACCACGGCGGCCGCTGCCGCCACCGGCGCTGGCGTCGGCGATCAGGGACATCATCGCCGCCGGCTACCGGGCCGTGGCACTCCGAGCGCATCCGGACCGCGGCGGCACGCATCAGGCGATGGTCGCGGCGACCGAGGCGCGCGACTGGCTGCGCGAGCAGGTGGCGCTGTGA
- a CDS encoding site-specific integrase gives MATVVKRRGKWCVDFRDQHRRRHCKFFETRKEADAHLAAVIGEVKQGRFRSPEELPTFAEVAARWLAEQHDRAPGTVENYRGQVDKHLVPALGPLRIDRVTPAVVEQLRNDKWQAGAGLERSTVNALLQRLAAILGYALRHDLVSRNAADKALVRRVRRERRAGQAGAVAVDPKEVLTAEQAGRLIHAAAPGLYRTFIQTALLTGCRSGELLGLVWDDVDLEARRLRIQRSLSWKAGATKGYGKAAAHFGPPKTDSSYRTLDLAPELVRALRAWKLQAPPSAVVIDDKTGTVAALVFPNLTGRPLHRAHLHKGLRAALDACPGLPRVDLHGLRHTFASVAIGQLRLPPTQVAKLLGHRDAGVTLEVYSHWFEGLSSEGAMADLAGAILTPRGDQMVTPAVGDGVTS, from the coding sequence ATGGCAACCGTCGTGAAACGCCGCGGCAAGTGGTGCGTCGACTTCCGCGACCAGCATCGCCGCCGCCACTGCAAGTTCTTCGAGACGCGCAAAGAAGCGGACGCGCATCTGGCGGCCGTCATCGGCGAAGTGAAGCAGGGGCGGTTTCGTTCGCCGGAGGAGTTGCCGACGTTCGCCGAGGTGGCGGCGCGGTGGCTCGCCGAGCAGCACGACCGGGCACCGGGCACCGTCGAGAATTACCGCGGGCAGGTCGACAAGCATCTCGTGCCGGCGCTCGGCCCGTTGCGGATCGACCGTGTGACGCCGGCGGTGGTCGAGCAGCTCCGCAACGACAAGTGGCAGGCGGGCGCCGGACTGGAGCGGTCGACCGTCAATGCCCTGCTCCAGCGCCTCGCTGCGATTCTCGGCTATGCGCTGCGCCACGACCTCGTGTCGCGGAATGCGGCCGACAAGGCGCTCGTGCGTCGGGTGCGTCGGGAGCGCCGAGCGGGGCAGGCGGGCGCGGTTGCCGTCGACCCCAAGGAGGTGCTCACCGCCGAGCAGGCCGGGCGGCTCATCCATGCGGCGGCGCCGGGGCTGTACCGCACTTTCATCCAGACGGCGTTGCTCACCGGCTGCCGGTCGGGCGAGTTGCTCGGCCTGGTGTGGGATGACGTCGACCTGGAGGCGCGGCGGCTCCGCATCCAGCGCTCGCTGTCCTGGAAGGCCGGCGCAACGAAGGGCTACGGGAAGGCGGCGGCGCACTTCGGCCCGCCTAAGACGGACTCGAGCTATCGCACCCTCGACCTGGCGCCCGAGCTGGTGCGAGCGCTCCGCGCCTGGAAGCTACAGGCGCCGCCCAGCGCCGTGGTGATCGACGACAAGACGGGCACCGTGGCGGCGCTGGTGTTTCCGAACCTCACCGGGCGCCCGCTGCACCGCGCCCACCTGCACAAGGGGCTGCGGGCCGCGCTCGACGCCTGCCCTGGGCTGCCGCGGGTCGACCTGCACGGCCTGCGGCACACGTTCGCGTCGGTGGCCATCGGCCAACTGCGGTTGCCCCCCACGCAGGTCGCCAAGCTGCTTGGTCACCGCGACGCCGGCGTGACGCTCGAAGTCTACTCGCACTGGTTCGAGGGGCTCAGCTCCGAGGGGGCGATGGCGGACCTTGCCGGTGCCATCCTAACCCCCCGTGGTGACCAGATGGTGACTCCGGCGGTCGGCGACGGCGTAACTAGCTGA
- a CDS encoding sigma-54-dependent Fis family transcriptional regulator, which produces MDQPRVLIVDDEPSVRESLRLILKDRYALTLADTGDAAMAALDQHAFDVVLLDILMPGLDGLEVLERVRARSVGPQVIMLTATKTVKTAVRAMRLGAFDYVTKPFDVDELMIIVERAVQASALVQEVNALRSEVGQRYSFDNVIGRSAGMQAVLDTVARVAPLRTTVLLTGESGTGKEVIAKAVHYNSPRAGGPLVAINCAAIPENLLESELFGHERGAFTDAHARKLGHFESAHRGTIFLDEIGEMNPATQAKLLRVLETGTFSRVGGSQPVTVDVRVVAATNRDLDKSMQDGSFRPDLYFRLNVVAIHLPPLRDRREDLPLLIRHFLQRKSRELGVPEKRFSREATDALLRYRWQGNVRELENVVERALALSIGNELTLEDLPPKLTESAAAPEPVRAAATAATNGGASLADAVDRLEHHLITDALVKADHNQTRAAEILGTTRRILKYKMDKLGILDRDASEVS; this is translated from the coding sequence ATGGATCAGCCTCGAGTTCTCATCGTTGACGACGAACCCAGCGTGCGCGAATCGCTGCGCCTGATCCTCAAGGATCGCTACGCGCTGACCCTGGCCGACACCGGCGACGCCGCCATGGCGGCGCTCGATCAGCACGCGTTCGACGTCGTGCTGCTCGACATCCTGATGCCCGGGCTCGACGGGCTCGAGGTGCTCGAGCGGGTGCGCGCCCGCAGCGTCGGGCCGCAGGTCATCATGCTGACGGCGACCAAGACGGTGAAGACCGCGGTGCGCGCCATGCGGCTCGGCGCCTTCGACTATGTCACCAAGCCCTTCGACGTCGACGAGCTGATGATCATCGTCGAGCGCGCCGTCCAGGCCTCGGCCCTGGTGCAGGAGGTGAACGCGCTGCGCAGCGAGGTGGGCCAGCGCTACAGCTTCGACAACGTCATCGGCCGCTCGGCGGGCATGCAGGCGGTGCTCGACACCGTCGCCCGCGTCGCCCCGCTGCGCACCACCGTCCTCCTCACCGGCGAGAGCGGCACCGGCAAGGAGGTGATCGCCAAGGCGGTGCACTACAACAGCCCGCGCGCTGGCGGGCCGCTGGTGGCGATCAACTGCGCCGCCATCCCGGAGAACCTGCTGGAGAGCGAGCTGTTCGGCCACGAGCGCGGCGCCTTCACCGACGCGCACGCGCGCAAGCTCGGCCATTTCGAGAGCGCCCACCGCGGCACCATCTTTCTCGACGAGATCGGCGAGATGAACCCGGCGACGCAGGCCAAGTTGCTGCGCGTCCTGGAAACCGGGACGTTCAGTCGGGTCGGCGGCTCGCAGCCGGTGACGGTCGACGTGCGGGTCGTCGCCGCCACCAACCGCGACCTCGACAAGAGCATGCAGGACGGCAGCTTCCGCCCCGACCTGTACTTCCGCCTCAACGTCGTCGCCATCCACCTGCCGCCGCTGCGCGACCGCCGCGAGGATCTGCCCCTGCTCATCCGCCACTTCCTGCAGCGCAAGAGCCGCGAGCTCGGCGTGCCCGAGAAGCGCTTCTCCCGCGAGGCGACCGATGCGCTGCTGCGCTACCGCTGGCAGGGCAACGTCCGCGAGCTCGAGAACGTCGTCGAGCGCGCCCTCGCCCTGTCGATCGGCAACGAGCTGACCCTCGAGGACCTGCCGCCAAAGCTCACCGAATCCGCCGCCGCCCCCGAGCCGGTCCGCGCCGCCGCCACCGCCGCGACCAACGGCGGCGCCTCGCTCGCCGACGCCGTCGACCGCCTCGAGCACCACCTCATCACCGACGCCCTGGTGAAGGCCGACCACAACCAGACCCGCGCCGCCGAGATCCTCGGCACGACCCGGCGGATCCTCAAGTACAAGATGGACAAGCTCGGAATTCTGGACCGGGACGCCAGCGAAGTCAGCTAG
- a CDS encoding sigma 54-interacting transcriptional regulator, with protein sequence MHDSPAVRETVGILLAGEFEVQAMEVDQYLSRRVIEPLPRLVIAAPAIAGRPLPEGAAPLWVDDGSGRLPEGPALTRQFSPRELRRQVAAALARPVEPVAARTTRLEPPFVPLEAGRILAEAARSSLPLHLAGEPGVGKRAIARAIHAAQGHGQMVMADASDLALLLADLPDDASTLFVTRVETLAPDGQQRLLAALDPTGGLRAAAGSAVRLITATTGDLGDALDAGAFSPALYYRLTLLRAELPPLRQRAADIPALATRLIADLAPLLGRSPAVLTERARERLANYLWFGNISELEAVLARTLALGRQTVIDADDLSFDGARLPRGRPTAAPAAAEGASALAAEQLDLIINELAHEFKNPLVTLKTFAHQLRRGASGSEDAAQAARLTGEAVEQIDQTLENLLEFTRLADPAPQIHPLAQLLDPILEECRHALAPRGVHIEHDALPNTAVRVDPRQLSYALGNLVRTLARDLGRGSALHIGFAPPATLTLRLPEGADPLGSHLAVLLGRAADTAAAPPLGVAIANAVLDRNGAQLAVASEDPATVLVRLQATDAAPTLTPAKGTMHGSASSSHR encoded by the coding sequence GGTCGGGATCCTCCTGGCGGGGGAATTCGAGGTGCAGGCCATGGAGGTGGACCAGTACCTGTCGCGCCGGGTCATCGAACCGCTGCCACGGCTGGTCATCGCGGCGCCGGCGATCGCCGGCCGCCCCCTGCCCGAGGGCGCGGCGCCGTTGTGGGTCGACGACGGCTCGGGGCGGCTCCCCGAGGGGCCGGCCCTGACGCGACAGTTCTCGCCACGCGAGTTGCGCCGGCAGGTGGCGGCGGCGTTGGCCCGGCCGGTCGAGCCGGTCGCGGCGCGGACGACCCGCCTCGAGCCGCCATTCGTTCCTCTCGAGGCCGGCCGCATCCTGGCCGAGGCGGCGCGCAGCTCGCTGCCGCTGCACCTGGCCGGCGAGCCCGGGGTCGGCAAGCGCGCCATCGCCCGCGCCATCCACGCGGCGCAGGGACACGGCCAGATGGTGATGGCGGACGCGAGCGACCTGGCGCTGCTGCTCGCCGACCTGCCGGACGACGCGAGCACGCTGTTCGTCACCCGCGTCGAGACGCTGGCGCCGGACGGCCAGCAGCGGCTGCTCGCCGCCCTCGACCCGACCGGCGGTCTGCGCGCCGCGGCCGGGTCGGCGGTGCGCCTGATCACCGCGACCACCGGCGATCTCGGGGATGCGCTCGACGCCGGCGCCTTCTCGCCGGCGTTGTATTACCGCCTCACCCTCCTGCGCGCCGAGTTGCCCCCGCTGCGCCAGCGCGCCGCGGACATCCCTGCCCTCGCCACCCGCCTGATCGCCGACCTGGCGCCGCTGCTCGGCCGCTCGCCGGCCGTGCTCACCGAGCGCGCCCGCGAGCGGCTCGCCAATTACCTGTGGTTCGGCAACATCTCGGAGCTGGAAGCGGTGCTGGCGCGAACGCTGGCACTCGGCCGCCAGACGGTGATCGACGCGGACGATCTCTCGTTCGACGGCGCCCGCCTGCCACGCGGCCGCCCCACCGCCGCGCCGGCGGCGGCGGAGGGCGCGAGCGCCCTCGCGGCGGAGCAGCTCGACCTGATCATCAATGAGCTGGCGCACGAGTTCAAAAATCCGCTGGTGACCCTGAAGACCTTCGCCCACCAGCTCCGCCGCGGCGCGTCCGGCAGCGAGGACGCCGCGCAGGCGGCCCGCCTGACCGGCGAAGCCGTGGAGCAGATCGACCAGACGCTGGAGAACCTGCTCGAGTTCACCCGCCTCGCCGATCCGGCGCCGCAGATCCATCCGCTGGCGCAGCTCCTCGACCCCATCCTCGAGGAATGCCGGCACGCGCTGGCGCCGCGCGGCGTGCACATCGAGCACGACGCCCTGCCCAACACCGCCGTGCGCGTCGACCCGCGGCAGCTCAGCTATGCGCTCGGCAATCTGGTGCGGACGCTGGCTCGCGATCTGGGCCGCGGCAGCGCCCTGCACATCGGCTTCGCGCCGCCGGCGACCCTCACCCTGCGGCTGCCCGAAGGCGCGGACCCGCTCGGCAGCCACCTGGCGGTCCTGCTCGGACGCGCCGCCGACACCGCCGCGGCGCCGCCGCTCGGCGTCGCCATCGCCAACGCCGTCCTCGACCGCAACGGCGCGCAACTCGCCGTTGCCAGCGAGGACCCCGCCACCGTCCTCGTCCGCTTGCAAGCAACGGATGCGGCCCCAACCCTCACACCGGCCAAGGGTACGATGCATGGATCAGCCTCGAGTTCTCATCGTTGA